The window CTCCCAAGGAAAATTAGCGAGTTTCAATAATGAAAGGACAATAAACTTTGTTTTTGACGAAGCTGGTGATAAAGGGTTTGCAATGACTAGTAGTGTCACAGGAATGATGCTGGCAGCATATAGCATTTTAAATATTGCAAAAGATGTGAGTGGTGATGTTGCAAAAATTGTAGCTTATACCGAAGAACTGATCAATACTAAATATCCTATCATATTTGATTCGTACAAAAATGGTGTAGATAGACTGGTTGTTTTGGGGGCCGGTAATTTACTTGGCGCGGCTAAGGAATCAGCATTAAAATTGCTCGAATTGACAGCCGGCAAAATAATATCTCGCTATGATACACCAATGGGATTTCGCCATGGACCTAAAGCGATGCTAACACCCAATACGACTATTTTATATTTTGTATCAAACAACGAGTACACACAGAAATATGATCTAGATATGTTAAAAGAACTGTCACAGGCTAGCAAATATAATTTAATAGCTGTTTCGGACAAATATGATGCTGATATTGAAAAACATGCTGACGTTTATATATTTAATTCGAACATGGAAAATTTAGATGAAGCTTTTACACCATATGTTTCACTTGTAATTGCCCAACTTTATGCATTGTTTGCTTCAGTTCAATTAAACTGCACACCTGATAATCCGTTTCCTAGTGGTGAGGTGAACAAGATTGTACAAGGTGTATCAATATATAATTCATAGATCATCAACGCACAGTGATGTTGCCCATCATCAGTACAAAATCCTCGTACAAGAGCAGGGGTGAGGAAACTTTAGAATCTTAGCATGATTTGTGCAAGAATTGAAAATCCACCAGCTAGCATTCTATGAAGTATATAATGTTAGCTGGTGGATTCAATATCATATGAGAAGGGGGCAATAACATGAAAGAACCTAATATTTCATTAACCAGAATAGATAATCTTCTTGTACATGGGCAAGTAGGTGTGACTTGGACTACCGCGTTGGGAGCAAATTTGATTGTAGTTGTAGATGACTTAGTTGCTCAAGAACCAAGACTTCCGAATACCCAATATTTTTATTAGAGGTGAAATTCATTGCCGAAGGAGATTTCTCCTAATAGTAAAGTTTAAGTACTTTATGGTGGCGGGAAAATGAATATGATGAAGAATCAGCATGATCAATGAGTTTGCTGATGATTTA is drawn from Pelosinus sp. IPA-1 and contains these coding sequences:
- a CDS encoding PTS sugar transporter subunit IIB — encoded protein: MKEPNISLTRIDNLLVHGQVGVTWTTALGANLIVVVDDLVAQEPRLPNTQYFY
- a CDS encoding SIS domain-containing protein, yielding MSKLLGFTENEAVNKKMENTIREISRQPNVWKAIYDKVLMRKKEIESFMEKIDKSTRIIFTGAGSSGFVGDSLAPAVREELGYHHIESIHTTDIVANPSQYLVKDAKTLLISFGRSGDSPESIAAIEIAENNIKDLFHIIITCNSQGKLASFNNERTINFVFDEAGDKGFAMTSSVTGMMLAAYSILNIAKDVSGDVAKIVAYTEELINTKYPIIFDSYKNGVDRLVVLGAGNLLGAAKESALKLLELTAGKIISRYDTPMGFRHGPKAMLTPNTTILYFVSNNEYTQKYDLDMLKELSQASKYNLIAVSDKYDADIEKHADVYIFNSNMENLDEAFTPYVSLVIAQLYALFASVQLNCTPDNPFPSGEVNKIVQGVSIYNS